The sequence below is a genomic window from Blastocatellia bacterium.
ATGTGTGAATCAGCGCCCTCGGCTCCTCCGCCTTCTCTTCTTCGTCAACTCTAGCGGAACAAGCGGGACCTTGACAAGCGGTTTCATCGCTCGACCGCGAGCACGCCGGAGAGGCTCCCATCCCCGATGGCGAGCCTCCCGGCTTTGTCCTTACGCTATGCGGTGGCTACAGGCGATCCCGTCCGCGAGCCAGGTCCGATTGATCATCGCCGTGGAGTTCTCTCACCCCCTTCTATGTAGATGAACTCCGCCCGTCGGTTCAATGCCCAGGCTCGCTCGTCGTGGCCGGGATCCGCCGGTCGAGTTTCGCCGAAGCTGATCGTCTGAATCCGTTCGGCGGCGATTCCCAGGCTCATGAGGAACTCCTTGACGGCGTTAGCACGTCGGTCGCCCAGGGCCAGATTATATTCTTCCGTCCCGCGTTCGTCGCAGTGTCCTTCTATTCGGAAAATTATTGTTCTGTTCTCCGACCGGGAGAGCCAATCGGCGGCCCGGCGGAGTCGGGCCTGTGCTTCTTCATCAAGTTCCGCGCTATCGAAGGCGAAGTAGACGACGTGGACGGCAGCGGCGAACTCCTCCGGGATGTTGCGTGGGGGTGGAGGCGGCGGCGGAGGTGGCGGGGGCGGAGGAGGTTCGGTGACAGTCAGCCGTGCGCTGGCCGATGCCTCCCCGCCGGGTCCTCGTGCGATGGCCGAATACGTCGTTGACTGAGAGGGCGAGACACTCCGACTCCCACTGACTTCGACCGGGCCGATCCCGGAAATTTCGACGGAGTTAGCGTGTTCGCTCTGCCAGCGGAGTGTTGCGCTTCGGCCTCGTTCGATGACCGAGGGCTCCACTGACAATGTGATCGTTGGACGGGGTGG
It includes:
- the pal gene encoding peptidoglycan-associated lipoprotein Pal gives rise to the protein MKKSVLLCLAAVAILGSACRPQVSLTASKERINQGEEVELTWTSKHARTVTLNNQPVAKSGSTRVAPRETTTFELVGKRGSREARATARVEVIPPPPRPTITLSVEPSVIERGRSATLRWQSEHANSVEISGIGPVEVSGSRSVSPSQSTTYSAIARGPGGEASASARLTVTEPPPPPPPPPPPPPPRNIPEEFAAAVHVVYFAFDSAELDEEAQARLRRAADWLSRSENRTIIFRIEGHCDERGTEEYNLALGDRRANAVKEFLMSLGIAAERIQTISFGETRPADPGHDERAWALNRRAEFIYIEGGERTPRR